The Verrucomicrobiia bacterium DNA segment GGGGCGATCGGGTTCATGGGAGGGTGGCAGTGGAGGGTCGGTTTCCCGGGTGCGCCAGGGGCGCGAGCTGGGGTTGGAAGCGGTGTCGGAGGATGCGGGCGGCGTTGACGAGGAAGGTGACGAAGCTGGCGGCCAGCACGGACGCGCCGATCCGGGCCAGGAGATCGTGGGCCAACAGGATGGCGGTCGAGATCACCACCAGTCCGGCGATCCAGAGGGTGTACCCGGCCATCTGGAGCGGAACGGAAATCATCTCCTGGAGTGTGGGTGTGCGGGAACGTCCGACCTCGCGGCTGTAGGTGGCGAACCAGACGAGGAAGGGGAGGATCTTGTAGAGCATGCCGAGAATGGCGAAGGCGACGACACCGAAGAGGGCGAGAAACCCGTAGAGGTTTTCGAGGCGACCGATGAACTCAGTCAGGGCGAGTCCGGGCCGGGAGAGGAGCAGGCCGAGTGCCGCGACGGGGACGAGCAGGGCCTGGGCGGTGAGGAAGGCGCGGAGACCCCAATCGAGGGTGCGTCGGCGCCGGGCGTGGACGATGGCAGCGAGTTCGATTCCGTAGCAGGCGAGGCCGGCGACGGTGAGGAGTGCGGCCAGGGGTTTCCAGGCGGGCTGAAGCGGGAGGGCAAAGGCGATGGTGACGAGGCCGAGGTTGAGGAGGATCAGTGAGGCCCAGGCCCGGGCGGGTCGCTGGACTTCGCTGATGAGGAACATCGGGACCAGCCGGTAGGCGATGGCGATGGTGAGCAGGATGAAGATCCCGAGCACCCCGAGGTGGGCATGGGCATGCATGACGCCCAGCGCATCGAAACGGGCGACGGCGTCGGCGATCGCCCGCAATCCCTGGAGCGGTGCGGCGAGGAGGGGGTGAAGGCCGGGGCGATCGACGAGTTCGTAGGTGCTCTTGGCGGCGGCGACGGCCAGGCCGGCGGCGACGGTGGCCGTCAGCCAGACCAGCATCGACGCGATGCCGAAGGCCACAGGGTCCCAGCGGCTGACGCGACGGAGGGTGCGGGCGATGTTCCAGACGAAGAATCCGGCGCCGAGGGCGAGGCCGGAGCCGAAATGGCCGACCTCCTTCATGTTCCAGACCCAGAACATCCACACCATGCTGGCGACGCTGACGAGGTGAATGGGGAAGTGCCAGCGGGCGAGGCGTTCGCTGTGGAGCCGGGTTTCGAGCGCGACCGGGACCAGTTGATACGTGGCGCCGAACACCACGGAGAGGAGGAAGCCCAGGACCAGCAGGTGGGTGATGGCGACGACGTGGTGGTGATAATGGTAGGCGGTCAGGAGATGGGGTTGGGCGACCAGGATGCCCAGCGCGGCGGCCAGTGACATCAGGCCGGCGAGCATGAATCGCAGAGGCAGCCGGACGTCCGGGGCGTGATTCAGATCCGGGAGCCCGCCCCGGAATGCGACGGGCTGGCGGCCGGGTTCAGGCGCGGCGACGGATGACGGTAACGAAGCCATGGGGCGGGGTTTCCCGGGTTTCGCCCTCGAATCCACGATCGGCCAGCATGGGGTACAGGTGGATGGGGCGACGGTCGGTTCGGGCGAGCAGGCACTGATCCGATGGCAGCGACTGGAGCGCTTCGAGGATACGGACCATGGGCTGGGGAGGTTCCAGACCGCGGGCATCCAGTTCGATCAGGGTCTCCTTCATGCCGGCCAGCGTGACGCAGGACGGCCGGGTGTGCCTTGACGCAGATCAACCAGGGGAAGGACCGGGCGCGATGTGGAATGGGTCAAGTCGCCGGCGGGCGTGTCGATATACTCACCATGCCAGCCTCCGGGCTGGGCCCGCCGCCTCTGCGGATAGGTCGAATGACGGCCACCCGTGGGACGGCGCCGACCCATGCCATTCGAACCCGCCGCCGACGGCCCCCGCCGTGCCGAACCCATGGAGGGGTGACCGGGGCGTCGAAACCCGCGGAGTCGCCATGACCGCCACGTTGTACGCCGACCCGGTGCCGACCCAGGCGGGCAATCCGGGCCACGCTCCGGGATCCGCGCGAGCGGCGGTCCTCAGCGAGATTTCCGATTCACCGCCAGCGTTCAGGGAGCGACCGATCATACTTCTGGCCGACGACAACCCGCGTGATGTGGATCTCGCATTGCATGCCCTTGCCCGGAGCGGCCTTGAGCAGGAGGTGGTGACGGTCCGGGACGGGGTGGCGGTAATGGACTATCTCCGCAGCGGCGGGGTACGGGAGGACGGGCGGTCGCGCCGTCCGACGGTGGTGCTCCTCGACATGAAAATGCCGCGGATGGACGGCCTGGAGGCGTTGCGCCAGATCAAGGCCGATCCCGGGCTGAAAACGATTCCGGTGGTCCTTTTCAGTTCCTCGCAGGAAGGGATCGACCTTGTCCGCGCCTACGCCGCCGGAGCCAATTCGTACGTGGTGAAACCCCTATTGTTCGAGCGATTCACCGAAGTGGTTCGGATGATCGCGGGGTATTGGGGTGGTGTGAACGTCGCGGTGCCGGACCCGCCGGCGCAGGATCCTTCCAATTGGTAGAGTTCTTCGCCCTAGGTCCATCCTTCCCGGATCATCTCCGGCTCCCCCCCCGCTTCCCGATCCGCTCCACCCTACCGCGAACAAGAGAGGAAGCAGTCAACAAACTAAAATAAATAGACAGGCGGATACTGCTGAACGCTCTAGCAAGTTTATGAGTCAGACATTTTGTTGTTGACGCCACAACAAGATCAACAAGTCAGACACACAGTTATTGACGCGGAGAATCCGGTGCATCCCTGCGTTTTTGGTGGATATGGGTGCTTCGCGAAGGGCGGCAGCGGAGGGCGGAGTTGCACGAGGCCGCCCCCCCCCCGAGTGAACCGAAAGGAAAAGCATGGACTCGCGGAGTCGGACCTCCAATTCGCCTTCTCTTCACCCACAGACCGACAACACGGGGATGCGCCTCAGAAGACTCCTTCGGGCCGCGGCGGGGGGGGGCCTGATCGTGGACCGTCAACAACCTCCATTCGGGCTTGATATCTGGAGCCTGGTAAACAGAGCTATCGACGCAGCGGTTTGCTGGAATGAAGGGGCTGGCTGGATGGGATGGGATGAGTTCACGGGACTTCGAAGGTGCTGATTTTCCGGCCGTTAAGGCGGGTTGGGCATCGCGCTTGTGAAAAACGGCACAAATTCGCCTTGTCCGGTTGGGGCCGGTTGCTAGTTTGCCGGGGCCGGCTCCTTCGGTCGGCAGAGCGCCCCATGAAGCCCACCGCAATCGGCTACAATTCCAAGGTCGAAGGGAACGTGGTGATCACCCGGGTGGACGCCGCGCTGGCCTGGTTCCGGGAGAATTCGCTGTGGCCGATGCCGATGGGGCTGGCCTGTTGCGCGATTGAACTGATGGCGGCCGGGGCGGCGCGCTTCGACATTTCGCGGTTCGGGTCGGAGGTGATGCGGTTTTCGCCGCGGCAGGCGGATGTGATGATCGTGGCGGGGACGGTGACCTACAAGATGGCGGGGGCGCTGCGGCGGATCTACGACCAGATGACGGAGCCCAAGTGGGTGATCGCCATGGGTGCCTGCGCCTCGACCGGAGGCATGTACCGCAGTTACGCGGTGTTGCAGGGGGTGGACCAGATTGTTCCCGTGGATGTTTATGTGGCGGGGTGCCCGCCGCGTCCGGAGGCACTGCTCGACGCCCTGATCAAGCTGCAGAAGAAGGTGGCTCGCGAACCGGTGCTGTCGGGACTCAACGTGGCGTCGTTGCTGCATGGATCGGGGTCGAGGGAGAAGGCCGGGGCGGAAGTCGTCCGCGGGGAAAGGGTGGCGGTCTGAGATGGCCACCGCGTTGGAATTGGCCCGGGCCCTGGGGGAGCGCTTCGGCGGCATCGTTTCGGAGCCGGCCAGCTTTCGGGACGAAGTGACCGTGCTGATCCGCGATCCTGAGCGGGTGGCCGAAGTGTGTCGCTACGCGAAGGGATCGTTGGGCTTCGATTTTCTGGTGGATCTTACCGGGGTGGATCAGTACGGGGACGACCCGCGCTGGCTGGTGGTGTACGAGCTCTATGGGGTCGAGCACGGATGTCATCTGCGGCTCAAGACCGCGGTGAGCGAGGAGAAATCCGAACTGCCGACCGTGAGCGATGTCTGGCGCACGGCCAACTGGCACGAGCGGGAAGCGTACGACATGCTCGGGATCCGGTTCCGGGGGCACCCGGATCTGCGGCGGATCCTGATGTGGGAGGGCTACCCGTATTTCCCGTTGCGGAAGGACTTTCCGCTGGCGGGGAAGGCGAGCGAGGTGCCCGGGGTCGCGTTCACCCGGCCGGCCCCGCTGGAGGGGGGACCGTTTGTCACGGTGCCTGGAGGGGCGGACACCATCGCCCGCGAGCCGCGGGTGCGCACTTCGGAGGAGGGATAAAGGATGGCTGCCGGGAGTTCACAGGGTGGGCGGGAGAGGACGCATACGCTGGAGACGCAAACGCTGGAGTATGCGGATGCCGCGTCGCGTGGCGTGCCGGAGACGGACTTCGAGGACGGGACGGAACTGACGGGCGGGGAGCGGATGGTGTTGAACATGGGGCCGTCGCACCCGGCGACGCACGGGGTGTTGCGTCTGGTGTTGGAACTGGACGGGGAGGAGATTGCGCGGGCGGACGCGGATGTGGGGTATCTGCACCGGGGCGACGAGAAGATCGCGGAGAACATGACCTACAACCAGTTCGTGCCGTACACGGACCGGTTGGACTATCTGGCACCGCTGGCCAACAACGTGGCCTATGCCATGGCGGTGGAGAAGCTGATGGGGCTCACGCTGCCGCCGCGGGGGCAGTACATCCGGGTGATTTGCTGCGAGCTGGCCCGGATTTCGGCGCACCTGCTGGGGATGGGCGCCTACGCGATGGATGTCGGGGCACTGACGGTCTTCCTGCACACCTTCACCGAGCGGGAGAAGGTGTACAACCTGGCCGAGGCGCTGACCGGGGCGCGCTTCACCACCAGTTACACGAGGGTGGGGGGGCAGTCGCGGGACCTCCCGCCCGGCTGGCTCGACGGGGTGCGGCGGTTCTGCGACGAGGTGAGCGTGGCGCTGGGGGAGGTGGACCAGTTGCTCACCCGCAACCGGATCTGGGTGGACCGGACCCGGGACGTCGGGGTGGTTTCGGCGAAGGACGCCATCGATTTTGGGCTGACCGGTCCGAACCTGCGGGCCTCGGGGGTGGGGTATGATGTGCGCAAGGCGCGGCCGTACCTGGTCTATGACCAGTTGGATTTTGAAGTTCCGATGGGATCGGTGGGCGACTGCTACGACCGGTATCTGGTGCGGATGGAGGAGATGCGGCAGAGCGTGGGGCTGCTGAGGCAGTGCGCGGACCGGATTCCTGGCGGCGCCGACAATGCGGCACGGGAACCGATCAATGTGGACGACGGCAAGGTGATGCTGCCGCCCAAGGAGAAGGTGATGACCGGCATGGAGGAGCTGATTCATCAGTTCATTCTGGTGACCCAGGGGGTCAACGCGCCGCCGGGCGAGGTGTATTTCGGAGCGGAGAATCCGAAGGGGGAACTGGGTTTCTACATTCTGAGCCGCGGCGGCGGGACGCCGTACCGGCTGAAGATCCGGGCGCCCTCCTTTGTCAACCTTGGCATCCTCTCCCACATGCTGCCGGGGCACATGGTGTCGGATGTGCCGACGATTCTGGGTTCCCTGGATTTTGTGATGGGCGAGTGCGATCGCTGAACGAAAGGAGACCATGAGCAAGGAGAAGTTGAATCCCACGCAGAACTCGGTCCCCGCCAAGGCGAGGGTCGAGCTGGTCGGGTTGCTCAACGCGGCGCTGGCCGACCTGAGCGACCTTTACTCTCAGGCGAAGCAGGCGCACTGGAACGTGCGGGGCAAGCGGTTCTACGCGCTCCACAAGCTCTTCGACGAGGTGGCCGGCTCGGTGGAGGAACACCTCGACGACGTGGCGGAGCGCGCGGTGCAACTCGGTGGACACGCCCACGGGACGGTCCGCCAGGTGGCCAAGGCGTCGCGGTTGAAGGACTGGCCGTCGGACAAGGACAACCAGGAGGCCTACGTTGATGTGCTGGCGGAACGGTTCGCTGTGGTGGCCAACGCGGTGCGTGCCTCGATCGATCGGTCGGCGGCGCTGGGAGATGCCGACACGGCGGATCTGCTGACGGGTGTTTCACGCGATCTGGACAAGAGCCTATGGCTGCTGGAGGCGTCGCGTTGACGGCGGAGGTGCCGGTCCCGGTGGAGGCGGAGATCGACGAGTTGATCTCCCATTATCCGGAGAAACGCAGCGCTTCGCTGATGGTGCTGCACGCCTTGCAGGCGCACTTCGGATGGCTGCCTCCGGAAGCCGTCCGGTGGGCGGCGGCCAAGCTGGGCCTGCAACCGATCCACATCCAGGAACTGGTCACCTTCTACCCGATGTTCCGTCAGGAACCCGCCGGCCGGCATCAGTTCAAGGTCTGCCGGACGCTCAGTTGCGCCCTGGGCGGGAGCCATCGGTTGCACGAGCATTTGTGCCGGAAGTTCGGGCTCGATCCGAAGCAGCACGGGATCCAGACGACTGCCGACGGGCGGTTCTCGGTCGAGTTTGTCGAATGCCTCGCCGGATGCGGCACCGCGCCGGTGATGATGGTCAACGAGGCCTTTCACGAAGGCGTCACGCCGGAGGCGGCCGACGCCCTGGTGGGGAAGTGTTCGTGAAGGCGCCCGCGATGAAGGAACTGATGACGAGTCCTCCTCCGGCAATGGAATGCCGGGAGGCCCCTGGTGCGAAGCGCCGTTCGGCGGTAGGGCGGGGGACGGATGGGCGGGGGACGGATGGGCGGGGGACGGATGGGCCGCGGACGGAACCAGGAAGGGATTGGCTGCCCGACCTGGATTTGAACCAGAACAAACAGATCCAGAGTCTGCTGTGCTACCGTTACACCATCGGGCAGTCGCGGCAGGACCGACGGTAGGGAAGCCATATCGCACGTCAAGACGACATGCCGCAGGAACACCGTTTGATTCTTCAGCACGCCGATTCGCCCGGCTACACGCCTGACCTGGCGTGCTACACCCGTCACGGGGGGTACGAGACCCTTCGGCGGTGCCTGAGCCTTCCCCCGAAGGAACTGGCGGACGGCAAGACCCAGTCGGCCCAGGAACAGATCCGGGATGAAGTGTTGCGGTCCGGACTTCGGGGTCGCGGCGGGGCGGGGTTCTCGGCGGGACTGAAGTGGTCCTTTGTGGATCGGCGGAGCGGCAAGCCGATCTACCTGATCTGCAACGCGGACGAGTCGGAGCCCGGCACCTTCAAGGACCGGCAGATCCTGCACAAGGATCCGCACCAGTTGCTGGAGGGGATGATCCTGTCGTGCTTCGCGAACGACGTGCATCTCGCCTACATCTACATCCGTGGCGAGATGCCGGAGGGGGCGCGCCTGCTCAATCGGGCGCTGGCGGAGGCGCGGGAAGCGGGGCACCTCGGGAAGAACATCCTCGGCACCGGGTACGACCTCGAAATCCACGTCCATCGGGGTGCCGGCGCCTACATTTGCGGCGAGGAGACCGGCCTGATCGAATCCCTTGAAGGCAAGCGCGCCTACCCGCGCATCAAGCCGCCTTATTTCCCGGCGGTGCTGGGTCTTTACCAGTGCCCGACCATCGTCAACAACGTCGAGACCCTGGCCGCGGTGAAGCACATCCTGGCCATGGGGGCGGCCGAGTATGCCAGGCTGGGCACCCCCAACAACACGGGGACCCGCATTGTCAGCCTGAGCGGCCATGTGAAGCGGCCGGGCTATTTCGAGATCGAGGTCGGCAAGGTCACCCTCGGCGAACTGATCTTCCACGAGAACTTCGGCCGGGGCCTGCGTGAGGGGAGGACCTTGAAGGCCATCATCCCGGGAGGTTCGTCGGCGAAGGTGTTCAAGGCGGGCGAGACGTTCCGGTTGAAGCGCAGGGGTGCGGACGGCCAGATGGCGTCGGTCGAGGTGGATCTGCTCGATCTTCCCTACGACTTCGATTCGTTGCAGCAGGCCGGGTCGATGTCGGGTTCCGGAGCCATCATCGTGATGGACGACACCACGGACATGGTGGAGGCGCTGGCCAACATCTCGGAGTTTTACGCCCACGAAAGTTGCGGCCAGTGCACGCCGTGCCGCGAAGGAGCGCTGTGGCTCAGCAAGGCGCTCCATCGCCTCGCCCATGGCAGGGGACGTCGTGCCGATGCCGATTACCTCCTGAACATTGCGCAGAACATCCAGGGACGGACGATCTGCGCCTTCGGGGAGGCGGCGTCCTGGCCGGTGCTGAGTTTCGTGAAGAAGTTTCGGGAGGAATTCGAGGCCCGTGGGGCCGCCGACGAAGCCCGCGCTGCAGCCGCTGCGAATGCCGGCTGCGGTCCGACCCCCGATCTCAAACTGGCGGCCAGTCCGCGATGCTGACCTGCGTCTCCCGATGAGCCTGGTGACTTCCGCCCCCGCCGCCGCACGCCCTCCGATCACGCGCTAGTTCCCACCGATGTCCACCGCGACCGCATCCTCCCCAAGCCCCGCGCCGGCGGCTCCTCCCCCGGCGGAGACCGTCCGGATCCAGGTTGATGGCCGGGAGATCGAGGTGCCCCGGTTCATGCCGGACTGGCAGGGGCGTCCGCAGCCGACGACGATGTTGCAGGCGTGCAAGCTGGCCGGGGTCGAGGTGCCGCACTACTGCTACCACCCCAAGCTTCCGACCGCGGGCAACTGCCGGATGTGCCTGATTGAATTCGGGACACCGGCGATGGGGCCGGATCGCAAGCCGATTCTGCAGGAGGACGGTTCGCCGAAAATCGCGCGGTCCGTGCTTCCCTACGAGCCTGGCACGCCGCGGGGGGCCATCGCGTGCGCCACGCCGATTTCGCCGGGGATGGAGTTGTACCCCGGATCGGCGGCGACGCGGCAGATGCGGGAGGCGGTGCTCGAGTCCCTGCTCATCAATCATCCCCTTGACTGTCCGATCTGCGACCAGGCAGGGGAGTGCAAGCTGCAGGAGTACTCGGTGGAACATGGGCATGCGGCCACCGGGTTCGCCGAGGTCAAGGTGCACAAACCCAAGGCCGTCGATCTGGGTCCGCGGATCCTGCTCGACGACGAGCGGTGCATCCTCTGCACCCGCTGCATCCGGTTCACCCGGGACATCGCGGGCGACGACCGGCTGGGCATCGTGAACCGGGGCTCGTACAACAGCATCGCCGCCTACCCGGGCACCGCCTTCGACAACAACTACACCCTGAACACGGTGGACCTGTGTCCGGTGGGGGCGCTGACCTCGAAGGATTTCCGGTTCCGGATGCGGGTCTGGTTTCTCAAGGAGACCTCGTCCGTCTGCACCAGTTGCGCCACCGGCTGCAACATCACCGTCTGGTCGCGCGAGGGAACCGTCCACCGCTACACGCCCCGGGAGAACGACGCCGTCAACGGCCCCTGGATGTGCGACAGCGGGCGCCTGAACTACCGCTGGATCGCGCGTCCCGACCGGTTGCGGCAGGTGCAGCGCCGGGCCGCCGGCGGCGCCTTCGAATCCACGTCCTGGGGTGCCGCGCTGAGCGAAATCGCCGGACGCCTTCAAGGTCTTCCCCAGGGTGCCACGGCGGTGATCGCCTCGGCGCGGCAGACGACCGAGGAACTGTTCCTGCTCAAGCGCCTCGCCGACCGGCTGGGCGCGGTGACCGACAGCATTCCCCGTCCCGGCGAGGCGGACCGACTTCTGGTCAGTGCCGATCGGAATCCGAACATGCTGGGCGCCCGGCTGACCGGGATGGCGTCGGAGGATCCCGGGTCGCGGCTGCCCGGGGTGGCCGAGGGGATTGCGGCGGGGCGGATCCGGGCGCTGGTGGTGTTCGGGGAGGACGTCACCCGGCACGGGCTGGGTCCGGAACTTCTCGACCGGCTCGAGACGCTGGTGGTCAGCGACATCCTGCCCAACGAGACCGTGCGCCTGGCGCATTTCGTTCTGCCCGGGTGCGCCCACGTCGAGAAGCGGGGCACGTTCGTCAACGGGAAGGGCCGGGTGCAGCGGTTTTTGAAGGCGGTCGAGGCGCCGGGTGACGCGCGTCCGGAGGGCGAATTTCTGGTCGAGTGGCTGGAAGCGGCGGGGGAACGCGGCGTTCCGGCGACGGTGGAAGGCTGGTTCGATGCCATGACGCGGTCGGTGCCGGCCTTCGAGGGGTTGCGTTGGGGCGGGCTTGGTGAACCCGGGGCCGACGTGGCAGCATGGCCCGGCAACGGCGCCGGGCCGGGACAAGGCGGGTGACACGTGGATATGGACTGGACATTCATCGCATTCAGCCTGGTCAAGATCGCCGTCGTGTTCGCGGTGGTGATGACCATGGTCGCCTACGCGGTCCTGGCGGAACGGAAGGTCAGCGCCTTCATCCAGGACCGCGTGGGGCCGAACCGGGCGACGCCATTTTTTGCCCGGTACCTTCCGGGGGGTGTGGGGTCGGCGCTGGTGCGATGGGGGCTGTTCCAGCCGCTGGCCGATGCGTTGAAGGCGATTCTCAAGGAGGATTACACGCCCGGGCATGTGCGGAAGACCTTCTTCTGGCTGGCGCCGGCGATTGTCATGGTACCGGCGTTGCTGACCCTGGCGGTGATCCCGTTCGGGTCGAACCTCGGCCAGCAGTCGATGGTCATCGCCAACCTCGATGTGGGGATCCTGTTCACGTTCGGGATCGTGTCGTTGAGCGTGTACGGCATCGTTCTGGCCGGGTACGCCGCCAATTCGAAGTACCCGTTTCTCGGGGGGATCCGTTCGAGCGCCCAGATGATTTCGTACGAGATCTCGATGGGGATGAGCGTGGTGCCGGTCTTCCTGCTGGTGGGGAGTCTCAATCTGGGGGACGTCATTGCCAACCAGACCGGGGGATGGTTCCGCTGGCACATCTTCCAGCAGCCGCTGGCCTTCGTGATTTTCCTGATTGCGGCCTTCGCCGAGACCAACCGGCTGCCATTCGACATGCCGGAGGCGGAGACGGAGCTGGTGGGCGGCTACCACACCGAATACAGCTCGATGAAATTCGCCCTGTTCTTCCTCGGGGAATACGCGGCGATGATCTCGATTTCGGCGATGATGGTGACGTTGTTTCTCGGGGGCTGGACGCTGCCGTTTTTCGGGCTGGACCAGCCGGCGACCACCTTCGCGGTGGGCGTGCTGCACATCCTCATCTTTCTCGCCAAGCTGGTGGCGCTGCTGCTGGCGATCATCTGGGTGCGGTGGATGCTGCCGCGCTTCCGTTACGACCAGCTCATGGATCTCGGTTGGCGCCGGGCGATCCCGCTGGCGCTGGCCAACATCGTGGTGACGGCCGCCATCCTGGCCCTGGTCCATGGCTGAATCCGCGCTCCAACTCCTTTCCCCGGTTCCGCGACGGGCCTGCCGCCGCCGCACGACCGCGACCGCGACCGCGACCGCGACCGCGACCGCGACCGCGACCGCGACCGCGACCGGTTCGCGAACCTCGTTCCGCCCATGATCGTCGATCGAAAACCTCTGACCCTCGCCGAGCGGCTGTACCTGCCGGCCTTCGTCAACGGCTTCAAGGTCACCTGGCGCCATTTCAAGCGGACGGCCTTCGAGGGTCGCAACGGTGCCACCGCCACCGGCGACGGGTACCATCCCGAGGTGCCGTGGCGGGTGGGTCCCGGGTACCGGGGGGCACCGTACCTGGTGCGGGACCAGGAGGGGGACACCAAGTGCGTGAGCTGCCAGTTGTGCGAGTTCATCTGTCCGCCCAAGGCGATCCGGATCGTGCCTCCGGGACCCGACGGCCCGAAGCCCGACCGGCCGAACGCGGAGAAGATCCCGGACGAGTTCGAGATCAACATGCTGCGGTGCATCTTCTGCGGCCTCTGCCAGGAGGTGTGCCCGGAGGAGGCGATCTTCCTGAAGGAGGACTTTTCGCTGACCGGTCTGAACCGGGAGGAGATGGTGTACGACAAGGAGAAGCTGCTGTCCCTGGGCGGCACCCATGCGGGCATCCAGAAATGGAAGAACAAGCTGGAGGAGGCCCGGGCCCAGGAGACGTTTCCGGTGACGACCCAGCCCGGCTGAGCCCCTGGAGCACGCATGGCCACTGACCTTCTGTTCTACCTCTTCGCCGGACTGGCGCTGGTGTGCGGTTTCCTGACCGTGGCCAATCCCTTCGACCGCAGCCCGGTGTCCAGCGCGCTGTTCCTGGTGCTGACCATGGTCTGGCTTTCGGGGCTGTTCGTGCTGCTGCACGCCTTCTTCATCGCGGCGGTACAGATCCTCGTGTACGCGGGCGCCGTGATGGTGCTGTTCCTCTTCGTGATCATGCTCCTCGATCTCAAGGAGGAGGAACGGCGGCGCTGGAACCGGTTCGGCATTGTCACCGGCGTGGTGGCGGTGATCGCCCTCTTCGGCATCCTCGTGGTCACCCTTCTGAGGGTCCGGCCCGGGACCGGACTCGAAGCCGAACTCGAGGGATCGACCCATGCCCTCGGCATGGCCCTGTTCCAGCAGTACCTGCTGCCCTTCGAGATCGTCTCGGTGCTGCTCCTGGTGGCCATGCTGGGCGTGATCCTGCTCAGCCGGCGTGAACTCAAGGCTCCGGCCCGTGCCGCCGCCAGCCCTGCCGACAATCCGGAACCCTGACCATGCACGTCGGACTCGAACATTACCTGCTGGTGAGCGCCGGACTGTTCTGTCTCGGCCTGCTGGGCGTGATCCTGCGCCGCAATCTGCTCATCCTTTACATGGGCCTCGAACTGATGCTCAACGCCTCGAATCTCGCCCTGGTGGCGTTCTCGAGGTTCCTCAATCTGGTGAACGGGCAGGTGATGGTGTTCTTCATCATCACCGTCGCCGCCGCCGAGGTGGCCGTCGGACTCGCCATCATCGTGGCGCTCTATCGCAGGCGCCAGACCGCCCAGGTCGGCGACCTGGCGTCCCTCAAGTTCTGAATGAAGCCGGAGACGCTTGCCTGGATGGTGCTCGCGCTGCCGCTGGTTTCGGCGGCGGGGATCGTGCTGTTCGCCCGACGGCGGCCGGCCTTGAGCGCCCTGATGTCCGTGGGGGCCGCCGGCCTGGCGTTCGCCGCGTCGATCCTTCTCGTCCGCGCCTACGGCCGGCTCGGTGTCCCGGCCGACGAATGCCTTCTGGCCACCGTCAACTGGCTCCAGGTGGGCGGCCTGTCCGTGGATCTCGGATTGCGCCTCGACGGGTTGAGCAACCTCATGCTCCTGGCGGTGACGGGTGTCGGATTCGCGATTCACCTTTATTCCCGGGGCTACATGGCCGGGGACCCCGGTTACCCGCGGTTTTTCGCGTCCCTGAGCCTCTTCATGTTCTCGATGATCGGGGTGGTGCTCGCCTCGAATTTCGTGCTGATGTTCGTCTTCTGGGAGCTGGTCGGCGTGTCGAGCTACCTGCTCATCGGCTTCTGGTACCAGCGCGCCGCGGCCGCGGATGCCGCCCGGAAGGCGTTTCTCACCAACCGGCTCGGGGACTTCGGATTCCTGCTGGGGATTGTCATGGTCTGGGCCGGGCTGGGCACGGTGGATTTCCTGGATCTCGAACGGACCCTCGCCGCGGATCCGCTGGCCCTGGGCACCGTCGCCAGCCTCGCCGGCGTACTGGTGTTCATGGGCGTCATGGGCAAGAGCGCCCAGTTCCCCCTGCATGTGTGGCTGCCTGACGCCATGGAGGGGCCGACGC contains these protein-coding regions:
- the nuoH gene encoding NADH-quinone oxidoreductase subunit NuoH, with translation MDWTFIAFSLVKIAVVFAVVMTMVAYAVLAERKVSAFIQDRVGPNRATPFFARYLPGGVGSALVRWGLFQPLADALKAILKEDYTPGHVRKTFFWLAPAIVMVPALLTLAVIPFGSNLGQQSMVIANLDVGILFTFGIVSLSVYGIVLAGYAANSKYPFLGGIRSSAQMISYEISMGMSVVPVFLLVGSLNLGDVIANQTGGWFRWHIFQQPLAFVIFLIAAFAETNRLPFDMPEAETELVGGYHTEYSSMKFALFFLGEYAAMISISAMMVTLFLGGWTLPFFGLDQPATTFAVGVLHILIFLAKLVALLLAIIWVRWMLPRFRYDQLMDLGWRRAIPLALANIVVTAAILALVHG
- a CDS encoding molybdopterin-dependent oxidoreductase, which translates into the protein MSTATASSPSPAPAAPPPAETVRIQVDGREIEVPRFMPDWQGRPQPTTMLQACKLAGVEVPHYCYHPKLPTAGNCRMCLIEFGTPAMGPDRKPILQEDGSPKIARSVLPYEPGTPRGAIACATPISPGMELYPGSAATRQMREAVLESLLINHPLDCPICDQAGECKLQEYSVEHGHAATGFAEVKVHKPKAVDLGPRILLDDERCILCTRCIRFTRDIAGDDRLGIVNRGSYNSIAAYPGTAFDNNYTLNTVDLCPVGALTSKDFRFRMRVWFLKETSSVCTSCATGCNITVWSREGTVHRYTPRENDAVNGPWMCDSGRLNYRWIARPDRLRQVQRRAAGGAFESTSWGAALSEIAGRLQGLPQGATAVIASARQTTEELFLLKRLADRLGAVTDSIPRPGEADRLLVSADRNPNMLGARLTGMASEDPGSRLPGVAEGIAAGRIRALVVFGEDVTRHGLGPELLDRLETLVVSDILPNETVRLAHFVLPGCAHVEKRGTFVNGKGRVQRFLKAVEAPGDARPEGEFLVEWLEAAGERGVPATVEGWFDAMTRSVPAFEGLRWGGLGEPGADVAAWPGNGAGPGQGG
- the nuoK gene encoding NADH-quinone oxidoreductase subunit NuoK, giving the protein MHVGLEHYLLVSAGLFCLGLLGVILRRNLLILYMGLELMLNASNLALVAFSRFLNLVNGQVMVFFIITVAAAEVAVGLAIIVALYRRRQTAQVGDLASLKF
- a CDS encoding NADH-quinone oxidoreductase subunit I, whose amino-acid sequence is MIVDRKPLTLAERLYLPAFVNGFKVTWRHFKRTAFEGRNGATATGDGYHPEVPWRVGPGYRGAPYLVRDQEGDTKCVSCQLCEFICPPKAIRIVPPGPDGPKPDRPNAEKIPDEFEINMLRCIFCGLCQEVCPEEAIFLKEDFSLTGLNREEMVYDKEKLLSLGGTHAGIQKWKNKLEEARAQETFPVTTQPG
- a CDS encoding NADH-quinone oxidoreductase subunit J, with the protein product MATDLLFYLFAGLALVCGFLTVANPFDRSPVSSALFLVLTMVWLSGLFVLLHAFFIAAVQILVYAGAVMVLFLFVIMLLDLKEEERRRWNRFGIVTGVVAVIALFGILVVTLLRVRPGTGLEAELEGSTHALGMALFQQYLLPFEIVSVLLLVAMLGVILLSRRELKAPARAAASPADNPEP